A single genomic interval of Pomacea canaliculata isolate SZHN2017 linkage group LG5, ASM307304v1, whole genome shotgun sequence harbors:
- the LOC112564897 gene encoding uncharacterized protein LOC112564897 has product MERRRRFLKSCHQRVRRGAVIFGLLLLIAVTETSGRPANQNRNKPRSGQVNRTRQDRNHQHSNCKPLLTAALKHAQALNSSIQNRINYTASKLETEFKKQIPKNRYSNETECSVPDSKRLIFFRNCFTHLNNSDKCPPKMHRALSHVINSLKDLNKGLRIPKTNQKNEPSCNFEVTNADLAGEYAQFYSEKLLDNLKKLRCQEEKQNGRNKRKEKNKGGKESTEGRKRKRRRKNKSPTSSVSPV; this is encoded by the exons ATGGAGAGGCGTCGgcgatttttaaaaagttgtcaCCAAAGAG TCCGCCGTGGAGCTGTCATCTTTGGTCTCCTTCTCCTGATCGCGGTTACAGAGACGAGTGGAAGGCCCGCAAATCAAAATCGAAACAAACCAAGAAGCGGGCAGGTAAACAGGACGAGACAAGACAGGAACCACCAGCATTCAAACTGCAAACCGTTGCTTACAGCAGCTTTAAAGCACGCCCAGGCACTGAACAGTTCCATACAG aatcGAATCAACTATACCGCAAGCAAActg gaaacagaatttaaaaaacagattCCAAAGAATCGGTACTCCAATGAGACAGAATGTAGTGTCCCAGACAGCAAGCGCTTAATATTTTTCCGTAATTGTTTCACTCACTTGAATAACTCTGACAAATGCCCTCCCAAGATGCATCGCGCGCTATCACATGTCATCAACTCTCTGAAAGACCTCAACAAGGGCCTTCGTATCCCCAAGACAAACCAGAAAAATGAACCCAGCTGCAACTTTGAAGTCACGAATGCTGATTTAGCTGGTGAGTACGCTCAGTTCTATTCCGAAAAACTTTTGGACAATTTGAAAAAGCTGCGGTGTCAAGAAGAGAAGCAGAAcggaaggaataaaagaaaagaaaagaacaaaggaggaaaggaaagtacagaaggaagaaaaagaaaacggagaagaaagaataaatccCCCACAAGCAGTGTTAGCCCAGTGTAA
- the LOC112564898 gene encoding uncharacterized protein LOC112564898: MFRRERFLKRLLTGWEIKLIIFLVFFQDLYNIPITSNKRIQLCNKELFQEPSCTPGLGCLKDLGGRVTNYRFYLLRLRTSGKGSKLSKSLLTTSINALQDVLVYLQRDCKARSAGSPCVWPDPAPSCLPSGQNLAFDNGDVADETAVTLARGLLEVVGQTKYA, translated from the exons ATGTTTAGAAGGGAAAGGTTTCTAAAGAGGTTATTAACTGGATGGgagataaaattaataatatttttggtcttttttcaGGACCTCTACAACATACCCATCACATCGAACAAGCGG ATCCAACTGTGCAACAAGGAGCTGTTCCAGGAGCCATCTTGCACCCCCGGGCTCGGCTGTTTGAAGGACCTCGGCGGGAGGGTCACCAACTACCGGTTTTACCTCCTCCGTCTGCGCACCAGCGGCAAGGGTTCGAAACTCAGCAAGTCCCTGCTGACCACCAGCATCAACGCCCTGCAAGATGTCCTGGTGTACCTGCAGAGGGACTGCAAGGCTCGGTCTGCAGGCAGTCCATGTGTCTGGCCGGATCCTGCTCCAAGCTGCCTTCCCAGCGGACAGAACCTCGCCTTCGATAACGGTGACGTAGCTGACGAAACGGCCGTGACCCTGGCACGCGGGCTGCTGGAGGTCGTAGGGCAGACGAAATACGCTTAG